A stretch of the Eulemur rufifrons isolate Redbay chromosome 20, OSU_ERuf_1, whole genome shotgun sequence genome encodes the following:
- the SLCO4A1 gene encoding solute carrier organic anion transporter family member 4A1 — MPQHSTGDKPFTSTLPLTFPSPAPALENGVEHMPPVGRALLGSPLSPGSLRSAAHSPLDACSQPLCDCEKRGARVAHEMRYVSAGPQSTACGWRAFAPACLQAFNTPKGFLLFLCAASFLQGMTVNGFINTVITSIERRFDLHSYQSGLVASAYDIAACLCLTFVSYFGGSGHKPRWLGWGVLVMGAGSLVFALPHFTAGPYEVQVDSWVAACPANRSTACGGRASGLSGYRLVFMLGQFLHGVGATPLYTLGVTYLDENVKSSYSPVYIAVFYTAAILGPAAGYLIGGAMLNIYTDVGRRTELTTESPLWVGAWWIGFLGTGAVAFLIAVPILGYPRQLPGSQRYVVMRASETQQLKDDGHGATSSPDFGKTIRDLPLSLWLLMKNPTFILLCLAGATEATLIAGMSTFGPKFLESQFSLSASEAATLFGYLVVPAGGGGTFLGGFFVNKLRLRGPGIVRFCLLCAVASLLGISVFSLHCPNVPMAGVTDSGGGSLLPEGHLNLTTACNAACGCHPEHYSPVCGSDGVTYYSPCHAGCRAATATGPGGQKVYQDCSCPQNLSSGLGQATAGTCTSACQRKPLLLGFVFVVIFFTFLSSIPALTATLRCVCHRQRSFALGIQWIVVRTLGGIPGPIAFGWVIDKACLLWQDQCGRQGSCLAYWNSAMSRYMLIMGLLYKVLGLLFFSAACFLYRPLAASSDGLEASLPSQSSTSGNPTDLPLRSDV, encoded by the exons ATGCCCCAGCACTCGACAGGGGACAAACCCTTCACCTCAACACTGCCGCTGACCTTCCCCAGCCCGGCGCCAGCGTTGGAAAACGGGGTTGAGCACATGCCCCCTGTCGGGCGGGCGTTGCTGGGCTCGCCCCTGAGCCCCGGCTCCCTGCGCTCGGCCGCCCACAGCCCCCTGGACGCCTGCAGCCAGCCCCTGTGCGACTGTGAGAAGCGCGGCGCCCGCGTGGCCCATGAGATGCGCTACGTCTCGGCCGGGCCGCAGAGCACGGCGTGTGGCTGGCGGGCCTTCGCCCCCGCGTGTCTGCAGGCCTTCAACACGCCCAAGGGCTTCCTGCTCTTCCTGTGCGCGGCCTCGTTCCTGCAGGGCATGACCGTGAACGGCTTCATCAACACGGTCATCACCTCCATCGAGCGCCGCTTCGACCTGCACAGCTACCAGAGCGGGCTGGTGGCCAGCGCCTATGACATCgccgcctgcctctgcctcacctTCGTCAGCTACTTCGGGGGCAGCGGGCACAAGCCGcgctggctgggctggggcgTGCTGGTCATGGGTGCCGGCTCGCTGGTGTTCGCGCTGCCCCACTTCACTGCCGGCCCCTACGAGGTGCAGGTGGACTCGTGGGTGGCGGCGTGCCCAGCCAACCGCAGCACGGCGTGCGGGGGCCGCGCCTCGGGCCTGTCCGGCTACCGGCTGGTCTTCATGCTGGGCCAGTTCCTGCACGGCGTGGGCGCCACGCCCCTCTACACGCTGGGCGTCACCTACCTGGACGAGAACGTCAAGTCCAGCTACTCTCCTGTCTACATCG CCGTCTTCTACACGGCGGCCATCCTCGGGCCCGCCGCCGGATACCTGATCGGAGGCGCCATGCTGAACATTTACACGGACGTGGGCAGACG GACGGAGCTGACCACGGAGAGCCCGCTGTGGGTGGGCGCCTGGTGGATCGGCTTCCTGGGCACGGGGGCCGTTGCCTTCCTCATCGCCGTCCCCATCCTTGGCTACCCCCGACAGCTGCCAG GCTCCCAGCGCTACGTGGTCATGAGAGCGTCGGAGACGCAGCAGCTGAAAGATGACGGCCACGGGGCCACGAGCAGCCCCGACTTCGGGAAAACCATCCGGGACCTGCCCCT CTCCCTCTGGCTACTCATGAAGAATCCCACGTTCATCCTGCTCTGCCTGGCGGGGGCCACCGAGGCCACGCTCATCGCCGGCATGTCCACATTCGGCCCCAAGTTCCTCGAGTCCCAGTTCAGCCTGAGTGCCTCCGAAGCTGCCACCTTGTTTG ggtaCCTGGTGGTgccggcgggcggcggcggcacGTTCCTGGGCGGCTTCTTCGTGAACAAGCTGAGGCTCCGCGGCCCCGGCATCGTCCGGTTCTGCCTGCTGTGCGCCGTGGCCAGCCTGCTGGGCATCTCCGTGTTCTCCCTGCACTGCCCCAACGTGCCCATGGCGGGCGTCACGGACAGCGGCGGCGGGAG CCTCCTGCCCGAAGGCCACCTGAACCTGACGACGGCCTGCAACGCCGCCTGCGGCTGCCACCCAGAGCACTACAGCCCCGTGTGCGGCTCGGACGGCGTCACGTACTACTCGCCCTGCCACGCGGGGTGCCGCGCAGCCACCGCCACCGGCCCGGGCGGCCAGAAG GTGTACCAAGACTGTAGCTGTCCTCAGAATCTGTCCTCTGGCTTGGGCCAGGCCACCGCAGGGACATGCACTTCCGCTTGTCAGAGAAAGCCCCTCCTCCTGGGTTTCGTTTTCGTTGTAATTTTCTTTACGTTCCTCAGCAGCATCCCCGCGCTCACGGCGACACTACG GTGTGTCTGTCACCGGCAGAGATCCTTTGCCCTGGGAATCCAGTGGATTGTAGTTAGAACACTAG GGGGCATCCCGGGGCCCATTGCCTTCGGCTGGGTGATCGACAAGGCCTGTCTGCTGTGGCAGGACCAGTGCGGCCGCCAGGGCTCCTGCCTGGCCTACTGGAACTCGGCCATGAGCCGCTACATGCTCATCATGGGGCTGCTGTACAAG GTGCTGGGCCTCCTCTTCTTCTCCGCCGCCTGCTTCCTGTACCGGCCCCTGGCAGCGTCTTCAGATGGCCTGGAAGCTTCTCTGCCCAGCCAGTCCTCAACATCTGGCAACCCCACAGACCTCCCGCTCCGGAGCGACGTCTGA